A stretch of Pontibacter akesuensis DNA encodes these proteins:
- a CDS encoding plasmid transfer protein, whose translation MKKYLYFTSLMLLWATRSPAQQVVFDPAVVSTLVVNHTAQQTALKDIKEKEGEIAALQQSIAFKMIQIKELEQKMYNSLKSVHSIIGQSKNIVYASRIAQDIGTYQGQMMDIAQGDPELLLIAAKTELELINRTSDLFTYIYQVAVVGTDVNLMSNSERLNLIRHVVDELRIMRGLSYSITRRMRVAKYAGLFKTLNPLGLQYPDNSQAIIRSLLDEYKTLKN comes from the coding sequence ATGAAGAAATACCTGTACTTCACTAGCCTTATGCTGCTGTGGGCCACGCGCTCACCCGCCCAGCAGGTGGTGTTCGACCCGGCGGTGGTGTCTACGCTCGTTGTCAATCACACAGCGCAGCAGACGGCCTTAAAAGACATCAAAGAAAAGGAAGGGGAGATAGCCGCCCTGCAGCAGAGCATCGCCTTTAAGATGATCCAGATAAAGGAGCTGGAGCAGAAAATGTACAACTCGCTCAAGTCAGTGCATTCCATCATCGGGCAGAGCAAGAACATCGTCTACGCCTCCCGCATCGCCCAGGACATCGGCACCTACCAGGGGCAGATGATGGACATCGCCCAGGGAGATCCGGAGCTGCTGCTCATTGCCGCCAAAACGGAGCTTGAGCTGATTAACCGCACCTCCGATTTGTTCACCTACATCTACCAGGTGGCCGTGGTCGGCACGGATGTGAACCTGATGAGCAACTCGGAGCGGCTGAACCTGATCCGGCACGTGGTGGACGAGCTGCGCATCATGCGGGGCCTCTCCTACTCGATCACCCGCCGCATGCGCGTGGCCAAGTACGCCGGTCTGTTCAAGACGCTCAACCCCCTGGGGCTGCAATACCCGGACAACAGCCAGGCCATTATACGCTCGCTGCTGGATGAGTACAAAACACTGAAGAACTAG